The proteins below are encoded in one region of Tamandua tetradactyla isolate mTamTet1 chromosome 9, mTamTet1.pri, whole genome shotgun sequence:
- the LOC143646553 gene encoding RNA-binding protein 4B: protein MVKLFIGNLPREATEQEIRSLFEQYGKVLECDIIKNYGFVHIEDKTAAEDAIRNLHHYKLHGVNINVEASKNKSKASTKLHVGNISPTCTNQELRAKFEEYGPVIECDIVKDYAFVHMERAEDAVEAIRGLDNTEFQGKRMHVQLSTSRLRTAPGMGDQSGCYRCGKEGHWSKECPVDRTGRVADFTEQYNEQYGAVRTPYTMGYGESMYYNDAYGALDYYKRYRVRSYEAVAAAAAASAYNYAEQTMSHLPQVQNTAVTSHLNSTSVDPYDRHLLPNSGAAATSVAMAAAAATSSSYYGRDRSPLRRATAVLPTVGEGYGYGPESELSQASAAARNSLYDMARYEREQYVDRARYSAF from the exons ATGGTGAAGCTGTTCATCGGAAACCTGCCCCGGGAGGCCACAGAGCAGGAGATCCGCTCACTCTTTGAGCAGTATGGAAAGGTGCTAGAATGTGACATCATTAAGAACTACGGTTTTGTGCACATCGAGGACAAGACGGCGGCGGAAGATGCTATACGCAACCTGCACCACTACAAACTACATGGGGTGAACATCAACGTGGAAGCCAGCAAGAATAAGAGCAAAGCTTCAACCAAGTTACACGTGGGCAACATCAGTCCCACTTGTACCAACCAAGAGCTTCGGGCCAAGTTTGAGGAGTATGGTCCAGTCATCGAATGTGACATCGTGAAAGATTATGCCTTTGTGCACATGGAGCGGGCAGAGGATGCAGTGGAGGCCATCAGGGGCCTTGACAACACCGAGTTTCAAG GCAAAAGAATGCACGTGCAGTTGTCCACCAGCCGACTTCGGACTGCCCCTGGGATGGGAGACCAGAGCGGCTGCTATCGGTGTGGGAAAGAGGGGCACTGGTCAAAAGAATGTCCAGTAGATCGTACAGGTCGTGTGGCAGACTTTACCGAGCAGTATAATGAACAGTATGGAGCAGTTCGCACGCCTTACACCATGGGCTACGGGGAATCCATGTATTACAATGATGCATATGGAGCACTCGACTACTATAAGCGTTACCGGGTCCGCTCCTATGAGgcggtggcagcagcagcagcagcttccgCGTACAACTATGCAGAGCAAACCATGTCCCATCTGCCTCAAGTCCAGAACACAGCTGTGACCAGTCACCTCAACTCCACTTCTGTTGATCCCTACGACAGACACCTGTTGCCGAACTCGGGCGCTGCTGCCACCTCGGTTGCTATGGCTGCTGCCGCTGCCACCAGTTCCTCCTATTATGGAAGGGACAGGAGCCCCCTGCGTCGTGCTACAGCTGTACTCCCCACAGTTGGAGAGGGCTACGGTTATGGGCCAGAGAGTGAGCTGTCT